From the Homo sapiens chromosome 1, GRCh38.p14 Primary Assembly genome, one window contains:
- the RD3 gene encoding protein RD3, whose amino-acid sequence MSLISWLRWNEAPSRLSTRSPAEMVLETLMMELTGQMREAERQQRERSNAVRKVCTGVDYSWLASTPRSTYDLSPIERLQLEDVCVKIHPSYCGPAILRFRQLLAEQEPEVQEVSQLFRSVLQEVLERMKQEEEAHKLTRQWSLRPRGSLATFKTRARISPFASDIRTISEDVERDTPPPLRSWSMPEFRAPKAD is encoded by the exons ATGTCTCTCATCTCATGGCTTCGGTGGAACGAGGCCCCATCCCGGCTGTCCACCAGGAGCCCTGCTGAGATGGTGCTGGAGACGCTTATGATGGAGCTGACGGGGCAGATGCGAGAGGCTGAGAGGCAGCAGCGGGAGCGCAGCAATGCGGTCAGAAAGGTCTGCACCGGTGTGGACTACAGCTGGCTGGCCAGCACACCCCggtccacctatgacctcagccCCATTGAGCGGTTGCAGCTGGAAGATGTCTGCGTTAAGATCCACCCATCCTATTGTGGGCCTGCTATCCTCAG GTTCCGGCAGCTGCTGGCGGAGCAGGAGCCCGAGGTGCAGGAGGTGTCCCAGCTCTTCCGCTCGGTGCTGCAGGAGGTCCTGGAGAGGATGAAGCAGGAAGAGGAGGCCCACAAGCTGACGCGCCAGTGGAGCCTGCGGCCCCGCGGCAGCCTGGCCACCTTCAAGACCCGCGCGCGCATCTCGCCCTTCGCCAGCGACATCAGGACCATCTCCGAGGACGTGGAGCGGGACACACCGCCGCCACTGCGGTCCTGGAGCATGCCCGAATTCCGGGCGCCCAAAGCCGACTGA